In a single window of the Ancylobacter polymorphus genome:
- a CDS encoding phosphate acetyltransferase: MDMATSPGTVPPIDHGNYERLIARARTVEAMPTAIAHPCDAASLHGALDAAKAGFIVPILVGPRARIEAVAQAEGLDLAGIEIVDTPHSVASAGRAVELVREGQAALLMKGSLHSDELLAAITARDTGLRTGRRVSHVFIMDVPSYAEPLFITDAAVNIFPDLDAKRDIVQNAIDLHVGLGLGRPRVAILSAVETVTTSIPSTIEAAALCKMADRGQITGGDLDGPLALDNAISPEAARIKGIVSPVAGRAQILVAPDLEAGNMLAKNLTFMAGADAAGVVLGARVPVILTSRADTLKTRLASCAVAVLYAQARLRQPGLGG, translated from the coding sequence ATGGACATGGCCACGAGCCCCGGCACGGTGCCCCCGATCGATCACGGCAATTATGAGCGCCTGATCGCCCGCGCCCGCACGGTGGAGGCCATGCCCACCGCCATCGCCCATCCCTGCGACGCCGCCTCCCTGCACGGCGCGCTCGACGCCGCCAAGGCCGGCTTCATCGTGCCGATCCTGGTCGGCCCCCGCGCCCGCATCGAGGCGGTGGCGCAGGCGGAAGGGCTGGACCTCGCCGGCATCGAGATCGTCGATACGCCGCACAGCGTCGCCTCCGCCGGTAGGGCGGTGGAGCTGGTGCGCGAGGGGCAGGCCGCGCTGCTGATGAAGGGCAGCCTGCACAGCGACGAGCTGCTCGCCGCCATCACCGCGCGCGACACCGGCCTGCGTACCGGGCGGCGGGTGAGCCATGTCTTCATCATGGACGTGCCGAGCTATGCCGAGCCGCTGTTCATCACCGATGCGGCGGTGAACATCTTCCCCGATCTCGATGCCAAGCGCGACATCGTGCAGAACGCCATCGACCTGCATGTCGGGCTCGGCCTCGGCCGGCCGCGCGTCGCCATCCTCTCGGCGGTGGAAACCGTCACCACCTCCATTCCCAGCACCATCGAGGCCGCCGCCCTGTGCAAGATGGCCGATCGCGGCCAGATCACCGGCGGCGATCTCGACGGGCCGCTGGCGCTCGACAACGCCATCTCGCCGGAAGCCGCGCGCATCAAGGGCATCGTCTCCCCCGTCGCCGGCCGGGCGCAGATTCTTGTCGCGCCCGACCTCGAAGCCGGCAACATGCTGGCGAAGAACCTCACCTTCATGGCCGGCGCCGATGCCGCCGGCGTGGTGCTCGGCGCGCGGGTGCCGGTGATCCTCACCAGCCGCGCCGACACGCTGAAGACCCGCCTCGCCTCCTGCGCGGTGGCGGTGCTCTATGCGCAGGCGCGGCTGCGCCAGCCGGGACTGGGAGGATGA
- a CDS encoding RidA family protein, whose protein sequence is MVADAPTPVAPFSHAVEADGWVFITGQMPTWPDDDSRPLPEGVEAQTRRVMDNLVLVLAGIGLDLSHVLQARVYLTDFKGDYPAMNAVYASYFPADRRPARTCVGVTGLARDALVEIDLVARRPG, encoded by the coding sequence ATGGTTGCCGATGCCCCGACCCCCGTCGCCCCGTTCAGCCACGCCGTGGAGGCCGATGGCTGGGTCTTCATCACCGGCCAGATGCCGACCTGGCCGGACGATGATTCGCGCCCGCTGCCGGAAGGCGTGGAGGCGCAGACGCGCCGGGTGATGGACAATCTCGTGCTGGTCCTCGCCGGCATCGGGCTCGACCTGTCGCATGTGCTGCAGGCGCGCGTCTATCTCACCGATTTCAAGGGCGATTATCCCGCCATGAACGCGGTCTATGCCTCCTATTTTCCCGCCGACCGCCGCCCGGCGCGCACCTGTGTCGGCGTTACCGGCCTCGCCCGCGACGCGCTGGTGGAGATCGACCTTGTCGCCCGCCGTCCGGGCTGA